The nucleotide window TTGTTCACTTACATCCGAGGCAGGAAAGATTTTTTCAGCTAGGGAAACGCGATAATTCTCTAGAAAGATTACCTTCATCTTATCCCCGATTTGTCGGTCATTATTTACTTTCTCGGCAACCGTGTTAATTAATTTGATAATCTTTTTCGCATAATAATAACCAGGTGATGCCTTAGCTCCAAAAATAAACACCCTCGGTGCGGTTGAAAAGTTTGAATCCTCTTTCATCCGGTTATATAAATGCATAATGTGTAATACATTTAACAGCTGCCGCTTATAGGCATGAAGCCGTTTTACCTGAACGTCAAAAATAGCTCCAGTATCAACACCTACTCCTGTTTTATCCAAAATAATATCCGCAAGCCTCTGTTTATTTTCATTTTTAATTTTTAACAGCTGCTCTAAAAAGGCAGAATCATTTTGATACCTAAGTAACTGGGAAAGTTCCTCGGCCGAATAAGTCCAAGAAGGCCCTATTGAATCAGTGATAAGTGCTGATAAATTTGGATTGGCTTTTAACAGCCAGCGCCGATAAGCTATTCCATTGGTTTTATTGTTAAATTTCTCTGGAAACAATTCATAAAACGGTTTCATCTCTCGTTTCTTCAATATTTCCGTATGCAACTTGGCCACACCATTTACACTAAAGCTGCCGACAATCGCCAAATGGGCCATTTTCACATAGTTATCCGCTATAATGGCTAGTTCACCTATTCTCTGCCAATCGCCAGGTGTCTGTTCCCAAAGCTCCTGGCAAAAACGCTCATTGATTTCTTCGACAATCATAAAGATTCTTGGCAATAACGGCTGAAAAATATGTATTGGCCATTTTTCTAACGCTTCCGATAATGTCGTATGATTGGTATAGGAAATGGTATGTTTCGTTACATGCCATGCCTTGTCCCAATCATAGCCTTCCTCATCAATCAAGATTCTCATTAACTCTGGAATAGCCAGGACAGGGTGGGTGTCGTTTATATGGATACAAATATGTTTATGGAGCTGCTCCAAGCTGGCGTGCTGCTTCCTGTAGGTTCTTACAATCGATTGGATGCTCGCCGATACTAAAAAGTATTGCTGCTTTAACCGTAAAATTTTCCCCTCATCATGGGTATCATCAGGGTATAAAAACTCAGAAATCGACTCAGTCTCACGCTTGTATTTTAAAATATCCTTATGAATCGGAAAGGGTGAAGGCTCCGCATTCCAAAGCCTTAGCGTATTGACGTTATTCGATTGAAACCCGATAACAGGCATATCATGTGGGACGGCCGTTACAGTTTCAGCATTCTGATGATGAAAAACGAGGCGATTATTTTCCATCTTGGCCTCCACCTTACCCCAAAACGGGATTTTCACTGCACGATCCGCCTTTCGAATTTCCCAGACATTACCGCTTCGTAACCATTGCTCCGGCAATTCCACTTGATAGCCATCGACAATTTTTTGTTCAAACAAGCCGTGTTTATAACGAATCCCGTGGCCATGACCCGGTAGATTTAAGGAGGCAAGTGAGTCTAGAAAACAGGCGGCTAATCTTCCTAAACCGCCGTTTCCTAGGCCTGCATCCGCTTCTAATTCCTCGAGTGCATCCAAGTCAATTCCTAACTCCTGAAGTCCAACTTGCACAGTTTCCTCTACACCTAAGTTTATTAAATTTTGCCTTAATAACTTTCCTAATAAATACTCAATTGATAAATAATAGACCTGCTTTCCCTCTGAAGCAAGATATCGTTCATTCGTTGCAATCCAGTCATTACTAACAAACTCACGAATCATACTGCCCAGGGTTTGATATTGATCCCTTGATGAGCTCTCTGAAAAACTCTTTCCGCACTGCATCTCGAGTCTTTTAAGAAAGGTGTTCTTAAACTCTATTGTACTAGAAAACATGCGTTTCACTCCTTGACACAAGCGCAGCATAGAGCTGGTTATAACTAAATGCCGATTGGGCCCAGCTATAGTCCTTTTTCATTGCCTGCCTGACAATCGATTCCCAACTCTTTTTATCATAATAAAAGCTGACCGCTCTTTGAATGGTAAAAAGCATATCGTGGGCATTAAAGTTACTGAAGGAGAAGCCGTTTCCTTCACCGGTAAATTCATTCCATGCCTTAACGGTATCATTTAAGCCTCCCGTTTCACGAACGATTGGGATGGCACCGTATTTCATCGCAATCAGTTGACCAAGACCGCACGGTTCAAATAGCGATGGCATTAAAAATAAGTCTGCAGCGGCATAAAGTTTATGGGCAAGTTCCTCATTAAAACCGGTATGAACCTTTAACTTTTCAGGATAGATTCGAGCCGCCTGCCTTAAATGTTCCTCATATTCATAATCACCTGTTCCGAGAATGATTACCTGTACATCCTCTTGCAAAATTTCACGAAGGACACACTTAACCAGTTCTAAACCCTTTTGCCTTGTTAGCCTTGAAATCATCACAAGTAATGGTGTCCCGGTACTTTGCGCCAAGCCAAATCTTTTTTGAATCTCTTTTTTGTTAATTGCCTTCTTTTGAACCGTTTCTGCTTTATAAGTCTGATCAATGAGCGGGTCAATTGCCGGATTGTAAAATTCCTCATCAATTCCATTTAATATTCCGGTCAGATCCTCATCTCTTTCCCGCAAAAGACCGTCAAGCTTTTCTCCATATACAGGTGTTTGAATTTCCTTTTTATACGTAGGGCTCACGGTCGTTATTTTATCAGCTGCCACAAGCGCCCCCTTCATAAAATTGATATTCCCGAAGAACTCTAATTGGCCAGTGTGGAATGAATGGTTATCCATACCTAGCAAATCGCCCAGTACCTCTTTTGGAAAAATCCCTTGAAATTGCAGATTATGAATGGTGAACACTGTCCGGATTTGCCCATATCCTTTTCGCTTGAAATATTCCGTTCTAAGGAGAAATGGAATCATCGCGGTATGCCAATCATGGCAATGAAGAACATCTGGAATAAAATCCAGTTGTGCTAAGGACTCGAGTACTGCCCGATTAAAATAGGCAAATCTTTCGCCATCATCAAAATATCCATAAAGATTATCCCGTTTAAAATAGTATTCATTATCAATGAAATAATAGGTAACCCCTTGATAAGTAAGCTCATCAACTCCACAATATTGATTTCTCCAGCCAACAGGTACGGTAAATTCCTTGACCTTTTTCATTTTTTGCTTATATTCTTCAGCAATGGTTCCATA belongs to Neobacillus sp. OS1-2 and includes:
- a CDS encoding glycogen/starch/alpha-glucan phosphorylase; this translates as MFSSTIEFKNTFLKRLEMQCGKSFSESSSRDQYQTLGSMIREFVSNDWIATNERYLASEGKQVYYLSIEYLLGKLLRQNLINLGVEETVQVGLQELGIDLDALEELEADAGLGNGGLGRLAACFLDSLASLNLPGHGHGIRYKHGLFEQKIVDGYQVELPEQWLRSGNVWEIRKADRAVKIPFWGKVEAKMENNRLVFHHQNAETVTAVPHDMPVIGFQSNNVNTLRLWNAEPSPFPIHKDILKYKRETESISEFLYPDDTHDEGKILRLKQQYFLVSASIQSIVRTYRKQHASLEQLHKHICIHINDTHPVLAIPELMRILIDEEGYDWDKAWHVTKHTISYTNHTTLSEALEKWPIHIFQPLLPRIFMIVEEINERFCQELWEQTPGDWQRIGELAIIADNYVKMAHLAIVGSFSVNGVAKLHTEILKKREMKPFYELFPEKFNNKTNGIAYRRWLLKANPNLSALITDSIGPSWTYSAEELSQLLRYQNDSAFLEQLLKIKNENKQRLADIILDKTGVGVDTGAIFDVQVKRLHAYKRQLLNVLHIMHLYNRMKEDSNFSTAPRVFIFGAKASPGYYYAKKIIKLINTVAEKVNNDRQIGDKMKVIFLENYRVSLAEKIFPASDVSEQISTASKEASGTGNMKFMINGALTVGTLDGANIEIRELVGDENIFTFGLTADEVLHYYQYGGYQSREYYHHDYRIKQAVDQLVNGFFPGVQNEFEPIVDSLVEENDQYFVLKDFAAYTDIQRTISETFMDKAKWQKMSLANIAQAGYFSSDRTIKEYADEIWRIKPLY
- the glgA gene encoding glycogen synthase GlgA, with protein sequence MKVLFAVSECGPFAKSGGLADVAGSLPKELKSQGTDVRVMVPKYGTIAEEYKQKMKKVKEFTVPVGWRNQYCGVDELTYQGVTYYFIDNEYYFKRDNLYGYFDDGERFAYFNRAVLESLAQLDFIPDVLHCHDWHTAMIPFLLRTEYFKRKGYGQIRTVFTIHNLQFQGIFPKEVLGDLLGMDNHSFHTGQLEFFGNINFMKGALVAADKITTVSPTYKKEIQTPVYGEKLDGLLRERDEDLTGILNGIDEEFYNPAIDPLIDQTYKAETVQKKAINKKEIQKRFGLAQSTGTPLLVMISRLTRQKGLELVKCVLREILQEDVQVIILGTGDYEYEEHLRQAARIYPEKLKVHTGFNEELAHKLYAAADLFLMPSLFEPCGLGQLIAMKYGAIPIVRETGGLNDTVKAWNEFTGEGNGFSFSNFNAHDMLFTIQRAVSFYYDKKSWESIVRQAMKKDYSWAQSAFSYNQLYAALVSRSETHVF